One window of Desulfobacca acetoxidans DSM 11109 genomic DNA carries:
- a CDS encoding glycoside hydrolase family 15 protein: MPRDLPVGNGRLLLNFDLHYNLRDLYFPHVGQENHLGSDTSRFGIWVDGRFFWIGPGWDIELLYDPDTLVTQVRLHHPELQLILHCRDAVDFHENIYVKEITIENLSPAERHCRLFFHLDLNISGNDVGDTAAFDPETGGVVHYKGNRYFLANGLAVGYGGLAQYAVGQKGVDGKEGTFRDAEDGILSGNPIAQGSIDSVISVTIAVPGLASGQACFWLTAAQTWDEVRRLDSLVRSKQPQHLLTRTADYWRLWVRKETPPLDLVPDRLADLYRRSLLILTTQIDWQGGIVAATDSDVIQFNRDTYAYIWPRDGALAAHALDLTGYPQIAAQFFAFVAKLIDPAGYLLHKYNPDGALASSWHPWYLDGQNQLPIQEDSTALVIWALWHHFVLYRDIEFIKPLYRPLIKRAANFMSQFRDPETGLPAPSYDLWEERRGISGFTVGAVFGGLTAASLFCTVFGEDSHAQRYRTVAAEIRDAASSHLWRPELNRFCRLLYRTIDGVLKVDPVCDASLWGLFAFGMYSPDDPRITATMETLREKLWVRGPASGMARYEDDYYHRIGLETPGNPWIICTLWLADYFIQKGETDEDLNRAMEILFLVADRALPSGVLPEQFHPFTGAPLSVSPLTWSHAAFITTMHLLLRRLAKRNACPVCGTTPLPYLRREDWIEQLYFNTCSSIHGTCKI; this comes from the coding sequence ATGCCCCGTGACCTTCCCGTCGGCAACGGCAGACTCCTCCTCAATTTTGACCTGCATTACAACCTGCGGGATCTTTACTTTCCGCACGTCGGTCAGGAAAATCATCTGGGCAGCGATACCTCCCGCTTTGGAATCTGGGTGGATGGCCGCTTTTTCTGGATCGGTCCGGGATGGGATATTGAGCTGCTCTACGACCCCGATACCCTGGTTACCCAAGTTAGGCTGCATCATCCCGAACTCCAACTCATCCTTCACTGCCGGGATGCCGTCGATTTCCATGAAAACATCTATGTCAAAGAGATAACCATAGAGAATCTCTCACCCGCCGAGCGTCACTGCCGCCTCTTTTTTCATTTAGACCTCAACATCTCTGGCAACGACGTCGGCGACACCGCCGCTTTTGATCCCGAAACCGGTGGCGTCGTACACTATAAGGGTAACCGCTATTTTTTGGCGAATGGCCTGGCGGTTGGCTATGGCGGGCTGGCTCAGTATGCTGTCGGCCAGAAGGGGGTCGATGGCAAAGAAGGTACTTTCCGGGACGCCGAAGACGGTATCCTCTCCGGAAATCCTATCGCCCAGGGTTCCATAGACTCTGTTATCAGTGTGACAATTGCGGTTCCTGGGCTGGCTTCAGGCCAGGCCTGTTTCTGGCTGACCGCGGCCCAGACCTGGGACGAAGTCAGGCGATTGGACTCTCTCGTGCGTTCCAAGCAACCCCAGCACCTGCTCACCCGCACCGCCGATTATTGGCGTTTATGGGTACGCAAAGAAACGCCGCCCCTTGATCTCGTACCGGACAGGTTGGCAGACCTGTACCGGCGTAGTCTGCTGATTCTGACCACTCAAATCGATTGGCAGGGTGGCATTGTGGCTGCTACGGACTCAGACGTCATTCAGTTCAACCGCGATACTTACGCCTACATCTGGCCTCGAGACGGCGCCTTGGCGGCCCACGCCCTCGATCTTACCGGCTACCCTCAAATTGCCGCCCAGTTCTTTGCCTTTGTCGCCAAACTCATCGATCCGGCCGGCTATCTGCTCCATAAATATAACCCTGACGGCGCCTTGGCCTCATCCTGGCACCCCTGGTATCTTGACGGCCAGAACCAGCTTCCTATTCAGGAGGACTCTACTGCCTTGGTGATCTGGGCCTTGTGGCACCATTTTGTGCTCTACCGGGACATCGAATTTATCAAACCGCTTTACCGCCCTCTCATCAAACGGGCGGCCAATTTCATGAGCCAATTTCGGGATCCGGAAACCGGTCTGCCAGCTCCTTCCTATGATCTGTGGGAAGAACGCCGGGGAATCTCCGGCTTCACTGTCGGGGCTGTCTTTGGCGGCCTGACCGCCGCCTCTCTTTTTTGCACCGTCTTCGGAGAAGATTCTCATGCCCAGAGATACCGCACGGTCGCGGCTGAGATCAGAGACGCCGCTTCCAGCCATCTCTGGCGTCCCGAGCTTAACCGCTTCTGTCGTCTGCTGTATCGAACCATTGATGGTGTTCTCAAAGTCGATCCGGTCTGCGATGCCAGCCTTTGGGGTCTCTTCGCCTTTGGCATGTATTCCCCCGATGACCCTCGCATCACCGCTACTATGGAGACCCTCAGGGAGAAACTTTGGGTAAGGGGCCCCGCTTCCGGTATGGCCCGCTATGAAGATGATTACTACCACCGAATCGGCCTTGAAACACCGGGAAACCCTTGGATTATCTGCACTCTGTGGTTGGCTGATTATTTCATTCAGAAAGGCGAGACCGATGAAGACTTGAATCGGGCGATGGAGATCTTGTTTCTGGTAGCAGACCGGGCTCTGCCCTCAGGGGTTCTCCCCGAACAATTCCACCCCTTTACCGGAGCACCGCTGTCAGTATCACCGCTCACCTGGAGCCATGCCGCTTTTATCACCACCATGCATCTTCTGCTGCGTCGTCTGGCCAAACGAAATGCCTGTCCGGTCTGCGGTACCACGCCGCTGCCTTATCTGCGTCGAGAAGACTGGATCGAACAACTCTATTTCAACACCTGCAGCTCCATTCACGGCACCTGTAAAATCTAA